In Nostoc sp. CENA543, a single genomic region encodes these proteins:
- a CDS encoding zinc metalloprotease HtpX has protein sequence MGNQFKTVALLAALSGLLIAISYWVIGGTGGLIVGIGLAAVTNLFSWYQSDKIALAVYQAQPVSESQAPGLYRMVQRLSQRANIPMPGVYIVPSQTANAFATGRDPEHAAVAVTEGILNILPEDELEGVIAHELTHIINRDTLTQAVAATVAGAISFLAQMLSYSLWFGGVGGRDNERGGNPLGVLLTVILAPIAATIIQLAISRTREFSADAGAARLTGNPRALARALQRLEATARQLPLDANPAFEPLLIINPISGQFLGNLFSSHPATEARVEQLLKIEQQIRA, from the coding sequence ATGGGAAATCAATTTAAAACAGTTGCTTTACTTGCTGCTCTCAGTGGCTTGTTAATTGCTATTAGTTATTGGGTAATCGGTGGCACTGGTGGCTTAATAGTAGGTATTGGATTAGCCGCAGTCACTAACTTATTTTCTTGGTATCAATCAGATAAAATTGCCCTTGCAGTTTACCAAGCCCAACCTGTGAGCGAAAGTCAAGCACCAGGACTATATCGGATGGTGCAGAGATTATCGCAACGGGCTAATATTCCTATGCCTGGAGTGTATATTGTTCCTAGTCAAACTGCTAATGCTTTCGCTACAGGAAGAGATCCAGAACACGCAGCAGTAGCCGTTACCGAAGGTATTTTAAATATTTTGCCAGAAGATGAGTTAGAAGGGGTAATTGCTCACGAACTCACACATATTATTAACCGAGACACCTTAACCCAAGCCGTAGCTGCTACCGTTGCCGGTGCAATATCTTTCTTAGCGCAGATGTTAAGTTATAGTCTATGGTTTGGGGGTGTAGGTGGCAGAGATAACGAAAGAGGCGGTAATCCTTTAGGAGTCTTATTAACCGTTATTCTCGCCCCGATTGCAGCGACAATTATTCAATTAGCAATATCCCGCACAAGAGAGTTTTCTGCCGATGCTGGTGCTGCTAGATTAACAGGTAATCCCCGCGCCTTAGCTCGTGCATTGCAAAGATTAGAAGCCACCGCTAGGCAATTACCTCTAGACGCTAACCCCGCTTTTGAACCATTACTAATTATCAACCCCATCTCTGGACAATTCCTGGGTAATTTATTTTCCAGTCACCCCGCAACCGAAGCACGAGTTGAACAATTACTGAAAATAGAACAGCAAATTAGGGCATAG
- a CDS encoding Uma2 family endonuclease yields the protein MTLPTITQNIIDLAPGDELILRFRTWDDYENLLIRRQDNAGLKIKYNSATQEIRIMSPLPSHGKNADMLADLVKALLKNQGKDWEAFTPITLKRINQQGVEPDYCFYLQNRHLILGKERLDLEIDPPPDLVIEVDLTSTTKATDYQAIAPKELWIYRQSNLSIYQFDGQNYQESDISYHFPDFDVQGLIPHYIELGWQVGSSVAVREFETFLREARK from the coding sequence ATGACATTACCCACAATCACCCAAAATATAATTGACTTAGCTCCAGGAGATGAGTTAATTCTCAGATTCAGAACTTGGGATGATTATGAAAACTTACTTATTCGTCGCCAAGATAATGCAGGACTGAAGATTAAATATAATAGTGCTACTCAAGAAATCAGAATTATGTCGCCTTTGCCAAGTCATGGTAAAAATGCTGATATGTTAGCTGACTTGGTGAAGGCTTTACTCAAAAATCAAGGTAAAGATTGGGAAGCATTTACACCAATCACTCTCAAACGTATTAACCAACAGGGAGTAGAACCAGATTATTGTTTTTATCTTCAAAATCGTCATCTCATTTTAGGTAAAGAACGTCTTGACTTGGAAATTGATCCACCTCCCGATTTAGTCATCGAAGTTGATTTAACTTCTACAACTAAAGCCACAGATTATCAAGCGATCGCACCTAAAGAACTTTGGATTTATCGTCAAAGTAATTTATCAATCTATCAGTTTGATGGACAAAATTATCAGGAAAGTGACATAAGTTATCATTTTCCTGATTTTGATGTTCAAGGACTAATCCCGCATTATATTGAACTAGGTTGGCAAGTTGGTTCTAGTGTAGCAGTACGAGAATTTGAAACATTTTTGAGAGAGGCAAGAAAATAA
- a CDS encoding heme-copper oxidase subunit III translates to MQSQTIDPAKTELNHHHTAETVGHHEEHPDHRLFGIFVFLIAEGMIFMGLFGAYLAFRSTIPVWPPAGTPELELLLPGVNTVNLIASSFVMHNADTAIKKNDAKGMRTWLAITAAMGAIFLVGQVYEYTHLEFGLTTNLFASAFYVLTGFHGLHVTIGVLAILAVLWRSRTPGHYSKEKHFGVEAAEIYWHFVDVIWIILFGLLYLL, encoded by the coding sequence ATGCAAAGTCAAACAATTGACCCAGCGAAAACGGAACTGAATCATCACCATACAGCAGAGACAGTTGGTCATCATGAAGAACATCCCGATCATCGTCTATTTGGGATTTTTGTGTTCTTGATTGCTGAAGGGATGATTTTTATGGGGTTGTTCGGAGCTTATTTAGCTTTCCGTTCAACTATACCTGTGTGGCCGCCAGCCGGGACACCAGAATTAGAACTCTTATTACCTGGAGTTAACACTGTTAACCTGATTGCCAGTAGCTTTGTCATGCACAATGCTGACACTGCCATCAAAAAGAATGATGCTAAAGGGATGCGTACTTGGCTGGCTATCACCGCCGCAATGGGTGCGATTTTCTTAGTAGGACAGGTTTACGAGTACACACATTTAGAATTTGGCTTAACAACTAACCTATTTGCCAGTGCATTTTATGTGTTGACTGGATTTCACGGACTGCACGTTACTATCGGCGTTTTAGCCATCTTAGCTGTGTTGTGGCGATCGCGCACTCCTGGTCACTACAGTAAGGAAAAACACTTTGGTGTAGAGGCTGCGGAAATATATTGGCACTTCGTTGATGTAATTTGGATTATTTTGTTCGGATTACTGTATTTACTGTAG
- the crcB gene encoding fluoride efflux transporter CrcB codes for MWFGFKNLLAHSLQLITIAPTLVPEVLQQPSIRNPIAVSLGAIAGALSRYYLSLWFAQRFGVGFPYGTFFINISGCLAMGFFFTFAVDKIAIISPEIRLLVAVGFLGAYTTFSTYALDTVSLLHNQNFIAANIYLVGSVLLGLISLQLGMILARFLP; via the coding sequence ATGTGGTTTGGTTTTAAAAATTTACTGGCGCATAGTTTACAACTAATTACTATTGCCCCAACACTAGTGCCAGAAGTATTACAACAACCTTCAATACGGAATCCTATAGCAGTAAGTTTAGGTGCGATCGCAGGTGCTTTAAGTCGCTACTATTTAAGCTTGTGGTTCGCTCAACGCTTCGGTGTAGGTTTCCCCTACGGCACATTTTTTATCAATATTAGTGGCTGTTTGGCGATGGGTTTCTTCTTTACATTCGCTGTAGACAAAATAGCAATCATTTCTCCCGAAATACGGTTATTAGTTGCTGTCGGTTTTTTGGGTGCTTACACTACTTTTTCTACTTATGCGTTAGATACTGTTAGTCTGTTACATAATCAAAATTTCATCGCCGCCAATATTTATTTAGTCGGTAGTGTCCTTTTAGGACTTATCAGCCTTCAATTAGGTATGATTTTAGCTCGATTCTTGCCTTAG
- a CDS encoding murein transglycosylase A, with protein sequence MKRTLALFSLGLGITLFNPLPIAVSQVTPQPAAPPSQVTPALKLVDIGTCQPARTCLGWDEQLFFGHGSLKSDRQSLLKSIDNSLSYLNTPKAIAAYNNYPIKEITLDRVRRSLQRFRQLVATAKSPAQLQASVKREFAFYQSVGDDNQGTVKFTAYYAPIYQASRTRTAQYKYPIYRLPADFEQWPKPHPTRLELEGVNGLLGNKSRLNGLEMFWLRDRFQAYMIHIQGSAKLNLTDGTQTSVGFVRGTDYPWTSIGRLLFQDGKLSKEELNMPGIIRYFQRNPKSMDNYLPRWERFIFFKETKGEPATGSISVPLVPERSIATDKSIMPPGALAVINATFPYPERGKKLVQRRVSRFVLDQDTGSAIKGPGRVDYFLGYGDLAGDRAGITVTTGSIYYLLLK encoded by the coding sequence ATGAAAAGAACGTTGGCTTTATTTTCCTTGGGTTTGGGAATAACGCTTTTCAACCCGTTACCAATTGCTGTCAGTCAGGTAACTCCCCAACCAGCAGCACCACCATCTCAGGTAACGCCTGCGTTAAAACTGGTGGATATTGGTACTTGTCAACCTGCGCGTACTTGTTTGGGTTGGGATGAACAATTGTTTTTCGGTCATGGCAGTTTAAAAAGCGATCGCCAATCTCTATTAAAATCAATTGACAATAGTTTGAGTTATTTAAATACACCAAAAGCGATCGCAGCTTATAATAATTACCCTATTAAAGAAATTACCCTCGACCGAGTACGCCGTAGTTTACAACGGTTTCGTCAGTTGGTAGCTACAGCCAAATCACCTGCACAACTGCAAGCATCTGTCAAGCGTGAGTTTGCATTTTATCAGTCAGTGGGTGATGATAATCAAGGCACAGTCAAGTTTACTGCTTACTACGCACCGATTTATCAAGCCAGTCGCACCCGCACAGCACAATACAAATATCCTATTTATCGCTTACCCGCAGATTTTGAACAATGGCCTAAACCCCATCCGACACGCCTGGAATTAGAAGGGGTAAACGGTTTATTAGGGAATAAAAGCCGATTAAACGGTTTAGAAATGTTTTGGTTACGCGATCGCTTTCAAGCATACATGATTCACATCCAAGGTTCAGCCAAACTTAACTTGACTGATGGAACTCAAACTAGTGTCGGCTTTGTACGCGGAACAGATTACCCTTGGACAAGTATTGGGAGATTGTTATTTCAAGATGGCAAACTCTCGAAAGAAGAATTAAATATGCCGGGAATTATCCGTTATTTTCAGAGAAACCCCAAATCAATGGATAATTATTTACCACGCTGGGAAAGGTTTATCTTTTTCAAAGAGACCAAAGGTGAACCAGCTACAGGTAGTATTAGTGTGCCGTTAGTACCAGAACGTTCCATTGCCACAGATAAATCTATTATGCCTCCCGGAGCATTAGCAGTAATTAATGCTACATTTCCCTATCCAGAACGGGGTAAGAAACTAGTGCAACGCCGAGTCAGCCGCTTTGTCTTAGATCAAGATACAGGTAGTGCTATCAAAGGCCCTGGGAGAGTTGATTATTTCTTAGGCTATGGTGATTTAGCAGGCGATCGCGCCGGTATTACAGTCACTACTGGTTCTATATATTACTTATTGTTGAAATAA
- the rsgA gene encoding ribosome small subunit-dependent GTPase A yields the protein MNLTDLGWSDFFAHSFAPYGEKGFNIARVAIAYKNTYILYGEQGELTAEVSGKFRHRAHQPEDFPAVGDWVVIQTLESAAQATIHEILPRKSQFSRKTVGSKTAQQIVATNVDTVFLVSGLDGDFNPRRIERYLILAWESGTNPVIVLNKADLCNCLDDYLSEVETVALGVPIIVLSATTSQGLSALQPYLQPGQTVALLGSSGVGKSTITNQLKGETVQTVQSVRRGDDRGRHTTTHRELILLPTGGLIIDTPGMREIQMWGSEDSLQATFADIEALAKKCRFRDCQHQHEPGCAVQQALIEGTLDTSRLVSYQKLQKELNYLVRKQDHQAQLAEKERWKKIHKAMRHHHKY from the coding sequence ATGAATTTGACAGATTTAGGCTGGAGTGACTTTTTTGCTCACAGCTTTGCGCCCTATGGCGAAAAAGGATTTAATATTGCTAGGGTGGCGATCGCCTATAAAAACACTTACATTTTGTATGGTGAACAAGGCGAACTCACAGCAGAAGTTTCAGGTAAATTCAGACATCGCGCCCATCAACCTGAAGATTTTCCCGCCGTTGGGGATTGGGTTGTTATCCAAACACTAGAATCAGCAGCCCAAGCAACTATCCACGAGATTTTACCAAGAAAAAGCCAGTTTTCCCGCAAAACAGTCGGCAGTAAAACCGCCCAGCAAATCGTTGCTACTAATGTAGATACAGTCTTTCTCGTCTCAGGTTTAGACGGAGACTTTAACCCCAGACGCATCGAAAGATATCTGATTTTGGCTTGGGAAAGTGGCACGAATCCAGTTATCGTCTTAAACAAAGCAGACTTATGCAACTGTTTGGATGATTACCTATCCGAAGTAGAAACAGTTGCCCTTGGTGTACCTATTATTGTATTAAGTGCTACCACTAGCCAAGGATTATCCGCCTTACAACCTTACCTACAACCAGGACAAACCGTAGCGTTATTAGGTTCTTCCGGGGTGGGGAAATCTACCATCACCAACCAACTTAAAGGCGAAACAGTGCAAACTGTGCAATCAGTCCGGCGCGGTGATGACCGGGGTAGACACACAACTACACATCGGGAATTGATTTTACTACCAACTGGCGGCTTAATTATTGATACACCAGGAATGCGGGAAATTCAGATGTGGGGAAGTGAGGACAGTTTGCAAGCAACTTTTGCAGACATCGAGGCTTTAGCCAAAAAATGTCGCTTTCGTGATTGTCAGCATCAGCATGAACCAGGTTGTGCAGTGCAGCAAGCATTGATCGAGGGAACACTAGATACCTCTAGACTTGTTAGTTACCAAAAATTGCAAAAAGAACTGAATTATTTGGTACGCAAACAAGATCATCAGGCGCAGCTAGCCGAAAAAGAACGGTGGAAGAAAATCCATAAAGCTATGCGACATCACCACAAATACTGA
- a CDS encoding sodium:proton antiporter: MLFSILWILMMGFFVGQIARRLGAPPLIGMILVGIILSPSVFNLITPDVLGASDELRTVAVMIILMKAGLGLDREKLAEQGTVALRLGFLPAMCEAIAIAIAAMVIFQFNFSTGLLLGCIIGAESPAVIVPGMLRLKSLGLGVTKGIPDAILTGSALSDVLLLLVFSLLLNFLRDGGVEQITLFGGFTINTAYLLPIQVILQVILGVLFGYLAARLLVLVLTKQNWTQNAVQDTIIAASLALFLVIIANKLPYFSGYLATMAMGFFLIELDAPLARRLRGGFDSLWVVAEIFLFVLLGASIQLQILEKVLLPGVLVLVIGLLIGRMIGWYLSTLGSNWNWHERLFLLPGNSAKATVQAAIGAIPLAQGIPGGEIILAIAALAILITAPLGAWSTAVFAPKLLTKGEVDPTKVTVTTRTLLLAAVDTSSLATEVLTKVADLARRSHGEAIVLHVVNTSNPPSVERLQAQAKKILSDIRYEFITVNGAIPETIIQIAETYQATAIIMGKRGHQPWEKVLIGSVSQAVLESSQIPVILLENHTN, translated from the coding sequence ATGTTATTTAGCATATTGTGGATTTTAATGATGGGCTTTTTTGTCGGTCAAATTGCCCGTCGTTTAGGTGCGCCGCCTTTAATTGGCATGATTTTAGTAGGTATTATTCTGAGTCCTTCAGTTTTTAATCTCATCACTCCAGATGTGTTGGGTGCATCTGATGAGTTGAGAACTGTAGCTGTGATGATTATTTTAATGAAAGCGGGGCTGGGATTAGATCGGGAAAAACTGGCGGAACAGGGAACGGTGGCGTTACGTTTGGGATTTTTACCTGCAATGTGTGAAGCGATCGCCATTGCAATTGCTGCTATGGTAATATTTCAGTTTAATTTTTCCACAGGTTTGCTTTTAGGCTGCATTATCGGTGCTGAGTCTCCAGCCGTCATTGTTCCAGGAATGCTGCGCCTCAAAAGTTTGGGTTTGGGTGTCACTAAAGGTATTCCCGATGCAATTTTAACTGGGAGTGCTTTATCTGATGTTTTGTTATTACTGGTGTTTAGCTTACTGCTAAATTTCTTACGCGATGGTGGTGTTGAGCAAATTACACTGTTTGGGGGATTTACTATCAACACCGCCTACTTACTCCCCATACAGGTAATTTTACAAGTCATTTTGGGAGTTTTATTTGGTTATTTAGCAGCCCGGTTACTAGTTTTAGTGTTAACAAAACAAAACTGGACTCAAAACGCTGTCCAAGACACTATAATTGCTGCAAGTTTGGCTTTATTTCTAGTCATTATTGCTAACAAATTACCTTACTTTTCTGGTTACTTAGCAACAATGGCGATGGGATTTTTCTTAATTGAATTAGATGCACCTTTAGCTAGAAGATTGCGGGGTGGGTTTGATAGTTTATGGGTAGTTGCTGAGATTTTTTTGTTTGTTTTATTAGGTGCGAGTATTCAATTACAGATATTAGAGAAAGTGTTATTACCTGGTGTGCTAGTTCTAGTCATTGGTTTATTGATTGGACGCATGATTGGGTGGTATCTCTCAACGTTGGGGAGTAATTGGAATTGGCATGAAAGATTGTTTCTTCTACCTGGGAACTCAGCTAAAGCTACAGTACAAGCGGCTATTGGTGCAATTCCTCTAGCTCAGGGTATCCCAGGAGGTGAGATAATTTTAGCGATCGCAGCTCTTGCTATTTTAATTACTGCGCCTTTGGGTGCTTGGAGTACGGCTGTTTTCGCACCTAAATTATTAACTAAAGGCGAAGTTGATCCGACAAAAGTAACGGTTACAACACGCACTTTATTATTAGCCGCAGTCGATACATCTAGTTTAGCTACAGAAGTTTTAACTAAAGTTGCAGATTTAGCACGCCGCAGTCATGGCGAAGCAATTGTTTTACACGTAGTTAATACTTCCAACCCGCCATCTGTGGAAAGATTACAAGCACAGGCTAAAAAAATATTATCTGATATTAGATATGAATTTATCACGGTGAATGGTGCTATTCCAGAAACCATAATTCAGATTGCTGAAACCTACCAAGCCACAGCAATTATTATGGGCAAGCGCGGACATCAACCTTGGGAAAAAGTATTAATTGGTTCGGTTTCGCAAGCAGTATTAGAATCCAGTCAAATACCTGTCATTTTATTAGAAAATCACACAAATTAG